The Mesoplodon densirostris isolate mMesDen1 chromosome 17, mMesDen1 primary haplotype, whole genome shotgun sequence genome contains the following window.
TAATGTGTGGGTAACAGCTAATAAAATAACCCAGGCAGGGAGCTTGCCTGAGAATTGGCTCTTTCCATATCAGAAGCCTCCTTCTGCAGAAGCTGGGTAGAATCTGAAACTATATTTAGTGATTTCTTTTTCAAACGTTTTTTTCAAGGGTGGCTTTGATGTTCTTTCCAGTCTCTCCCACCGAGGGCTTCCTTGATCCGGGCTCACTTTGCTCTTTTCAGGTCCAAGACAGCCTCAGCCCGGCGGTCGACTCCCTGTCCAAGTGTGTGCAGTGGGCAGAGGGCTTCCTGCTGGTCTATTCCATCACGGACTATGACAGCTACCTGTCTATCCGCCCCCTGTACCAGCACATCCGGAAGGTCCACCCCGACTCTAAAGCCCCTGTCATCATCGTGGGCAACAAGGGGGACCTTCTGCACGCCCGACAGGTACAGACCCGTGACGGCATCCAACTGGCCAACGAGCTGGGCAGCCTGTTCCTGGAAATTTCCACCAGTGAAAACTACGAAGATGTCTGTGATGTGTTTCAGCATCTCTGCAAAGAAGTGAGCAAGCTGCACAGCCTcggtggggagaggagaagagcCTCCATCATCCCCCGGCCACGTTCTCCCAACATGCAGGACCTGAAGAGGCGCTTCAAGCAGGCTCTCTCCTCCAAGGCCAAGGCCCCCTCCACCCTGGGGTAGACCCGTCTCCACTGGATGGACTCGTCTCCTTTTTATCACGCATTCATGCAGCTGAGAAGACTGGGGGTCACCCTGTCACCCTTTTTAATCACACAttcagagtttatttttatacaaactATTGGTTTTCAAGTGTATGTGTATTTCTGAAAATTCAAACGGTGGTTGCCTAGAAGTTgggtagagttttttttttttaataaaagattttttttaaactgtaactGCTAGCCACTTTTCCATTAAAGGCAAATGGCAACATTGCTCcttgtttttaaatgtctttttatagAAATCATACTTGCACCAGAGCCCAGAACTGCTCCAGGCTTACCCCCAGTCTGAACTCTGATTGGTGGCTCCTGCGGGGAGGGGTTGATGCAGAGGGAATCTGGTgtgggagaaaggacagtctgtgaaggaggaaagggattTGAGTAACTGCAGGATGTCTTTAATTAGGGCACTTCGCCCCGGGCATGAAACTGACACCATGTGATTTTCAGTGGAAGGGGTTCATTGTGCACAGATGCTAAAAAATTACGACATGaataacattattatttattgGTGTAAATGGGAGTTTATCCTCTCCACccgtattaaaaaaacaacccttcTTCCATCATTCCTATTGTCAGTAAGTGCACCCTGCCTGGAGTTGCCCGAAAATTCTCCATCCCTTGGTCTCCTTTACCATAACCAATGGCACACCCGGTCTGTCAATTCTCTCTCCTATTTTTCTCTAAAGCATCACTGCCTTAATCCAGGCTTTTACAGCTCTTGCCCGTATGGGCAAGCAAGCGTGTGGGCGAGGCTCTGGTTCCTGGGCTCTAGATCTTTGGTCACACCAGGACAACCTCACTAAAACCAACCCTGATCATCTTATTTCCATGACTGAAAAAACGCAGCTAGTTTCCCCTTATCTGctggataaaatataaatgaggCATGGAATCAAGGTTATTTGCCACCTCTCCACACTCATCATCCCCTCCTTCCAAAACACATGCgtgcgcacgtgcacacacacacacacacacacagctgacaATCCATTCCAACAACGCTCTTTCTCACTCTTCACCAGATACTTTCATGCCTCCCTGCCTTGGCACGAACTACTCCCTTGAATATTTTGTCCTATTCTCCACCTAAATAATCTTTCAAGTCCCAAGTCACATGCTACATTCAACTCCTGGGGTGCCTTCTCTGAGTCTTCCTCTATTCCTTGGACATTTGTGTTAGAACCCAACCTTTTCATGAGGCTATTTGTCACGCCCATTGGAAAGAGCACTGCTTGAGGGCAGTCGTTGCATTTTATGACGTTGTATTCCAAACTTCTAGCCCAGTGCTTGCACATAGACGGGTaggttttcagtaaatatttggtgaatacaTGAGTGACCATTGTTTTTGGTGCCAAGGACAACCATGGCAGATTACAATGAAACAACTTGCCACTTCTGCAGAGCGAGGACAGGAGGTGTTCTCAGTAGTTGAAGGTTCTTTATTAGCAGTGACAGGAAATGACACATGCAGCTTCTGGCCACTGCAGACCATTACCCTTGACTGTGTCCAGACCTGTGATGTTAACACCACCCTTCCCTATagttggggggggggtgtctAGGCAAAATGCCATAAAGGATTAATAATATTAGATAATTCACATCCAAAGGTGtatccaaataagaaaaaaagtatattttggaTTCCATTATCTTTTTTAGTTGTCTTGGGGGGATTGTTTTGGATTCCATTATGTTTTAAAACGTGCCTAATTCTCCTTGTTCTTTGCATACTCTCAGCACAAAAGGAGTTCTTCCGATCATCAGCCATTCCTGCTTCCTACCACCCATCTTAACACTGAGGCGTGGACATGAGAGCAACTGGCCCTCCTAACTGCTGCCATGCCCACAGCGTGCCCAGGTGGCACCGGTGCTGGGACtcttctgccctcaaggagctgagATCAAACATCCCATGAGGAAAAGGTCAATCATAATGTAAAAGCTAAAGAACAGCACAGGAGACGTCCTAAGGCAGCCTATGATCCTGTTCCACATGAGCGAGCTTGGGGACAGGAAGAGCCCTTGCGCTTGCTAGGATCCAGCCCAGTGTGGACCAGTGGGGTCAAAGGATGAGTCACGGGGCAGTTCCAGAGGGAGTAGCAGCCTCAGGGACTCGGGCAGAAAGTGGTTCTCCTGTCCTCAGCATCACAAAAAACTGACTTCCAGGGCCACAGAGCTTCCTCTCTTCTCTGGTCCCCAGATCTGGCCCTGCACAGCACCTGGCCTCTGTGTCTTGTGGGGACCTCAGTGTCTCTCCTGATGGCAGTGGGGTCTCTTGAGGGTCAGGTGCTTGGAGAATGCCTGTAAGGGTCCTGTGATAGCAGCGCTGGACATAGAAGAGGGGAGGCTGGAGCTATCAGGAGATGGTTACGGGGAGAACGTTGTCAGATTTCTGTGTCGGGAAGTGGATCTGAGGATTTGGGTTTGACTGGGCCCCGAGGAAGCCCTTAGAGAGGAAGCTGGGCCCTGAGCCAGGTTCTTCCCTCCATACCCGGGAGGACAGAGCCTTCAGAGCCCTGGGTGTCATTATATTGCTGACGGGGGCAGAACTCCTGAAACATTAGGCAGAACATTGAAAACTTAGGTGGCTGTAGACAGGACAGTCTATGCATTTTCATTTGGTAGGTTTGCCTTAGTGCCAAGGTGTCATCATCAGTGTGAGGGTCACATCCATCCTCACAATGGGGGAGGAACTACAGCATCCTTGGTCTCTTCatcacccccccgcccccggccatCCTCACTCTGGCTTGAAATTCCTGAGTCTCTCTCCATTGGCACCACCCATTCTCCTTCTGGTCAGGGCTCGGCTTTAATTCTGCCCGCGAACTGCAGAATGATTTAATTCATGTGCCTATCAGTGAGGTTCTAGAAGAATGGACGGGATCCAAATGGCTCAACTGTACATCCTGCAGTCATGCTGTATTTCACATGCGACCTATGAAAAGCAAACTTGAAtgatggaaaaataaatcaattagaacagaaggaaataaatttgttttgctCCTGTTGAGGTGAAGGGAAGTTCTGAAGTTTATTAATATCCATTTAAAGAAATGGATTAAAGTAAATAGCGTGGAAGGTGGCAGTGGACAAAAGAGCAAATAGGAAAGACCAGATGACTGTTTAGTCATGAATGTGGGGCTCGAGTAGCTTTTTTCCCTTGTATGTGTTGCAGCTTTAACTTCTCATTATGCAAAGTTACCAATTCAGATTTACAGTGGGAAGATACTTTGCATGATTAATAATTTATTCTTACCATTCGATCTGTCTCCAAAAAGAGGGATATTTTGAAAGACTTTGTTAAAATTCGTCTCAAGCTACTTTGCACTCAATAAGAAAGAGGTGAtatagggggaaaaaatccccaaacaattAGCTTCCAAATGCCATTAAGTTAGCCAGAGGTCAAGGAAGAGTGAACTGATGTAAGTGATAATTGGGTTGTGATAGCAGACATCTCAGCATAGAGCAGAAATTTGCTGAACCCAGATGAGACATAGTCGGCCCTCATGTTTGGATGCCCTCGGGTACCTCCGTCCCAGTAGAAAATTAACTTTGTTAGGGTCAGACGTGTCCTCCTCCAATTCAGCTCCGTAGCACCTGTGAGACTCTCCCATATATGACAGCATCCTCAAAAAGATATTCTGGGCGCCCTCGATCAAACTGTCAAAGGGGGCTCTTTTCCTCTTGGTGAATTGGAAAGAGAATGTTCTCCAGAGCATGGCTACTTGAACAAAATAGgtatcattccttttttaaaaattttattttattgaagtatagttgatttacaatgttgtgttaatttctgctgtccagcaaagtgattcagttatacatatatatacattcttttttgtattcttttccattatggtttatgacaagatattgaatatagttccctgtgctctagagtacgaccttgttgttcatccattctctacataatagtttgcatctgctaaccccaaactccgaAGTATCATCACTTTCGATTTCCCTCATCTCTTTGTGAAGAGCACCTCTGCAGTGACTCACGTGATTTCAAATTACCTACAGGTTATTGAGAACCTGCTTCAGGCAAGGCCCTGTGCTGAAGGCTGTGGTGTCTGGATGACATTCCTTCTCTGGGAACTCAATCCAGCAAGAGGTCTGGGGTCCGCCTTGTGGGTGGGACTCTGGGGGGCTGTGAGGTGAAATAAGACGCTGACCCAGATGTGACGGTGTTGACAAAGTTAGTGGAGAGTGCAGACCACAGAGCTGAGCAGGAGCAGAGGCAAACACCCCAGAGACCGGGAGGAAGTGGCCTTCGTTCCTTTGCAAATTGTAAAGAATGATGTCCGCTGAGCATCGTTGTATGTTCGTGAGGACTAATGCGTTACACTTGTAAAACACTTACTGCCATTTCTTACCAGCATTCTCTATTTCAATCAgaagaacagggacttccctggcggtccagtgtttaagactccgcacttccacggcagggggcacaggttcaatccctggttggggaactaagatcctgcatgcccgctgtgtggccaaaaaaaaaaaggaagaacattgTTAACGGCAAGGCTTACTTATATAAACAGATTTTGCCTGGAAACTCACATggatttgttgggtttttttttttttttaatttatttatttttggctgtgttgggtcttcgttgctgcgcacgggctttctctagttgcggtgagcgggggctcctctttgttgtggtgctcgggcttctcattgcagtggcttctcttgttgcggagcacaggctctaggtgcggtgccttcagtagttgtagcacatgggcttcagtagttgtggcttgcaggctctagagcacaggctcagtagttgtggcgcacgggcttagttgctctgcggcatgtgggatcttcccagaccagggctcgaacccgtgtcccctgcattggcaggtggatccttaacctctgcaccaccagggaagtccactcacATGGATTTGTAACTCTGGAAAAGAAGATTCAGGAGCTCCTGTCAATGAAGGGTTACTAACCAGCCTTATGAGGGCAGCACAGGTGGATTCCAGGGTGGGATCAGTTTCACATTCTGCTTTGCTGTTGattctgtgtgaccttgtgcaaaGTGAAATGCAAGTTTCCTAATCttaaaatggaggtaatactACCCATCAAGCAGAATTGTTGGCAGAGCCTGACATATACGAGGTACTCAGTTGTAATTGTCTTAttatcactgtttttataaatgtacACTAGCACATTATGAAGCTGCTTTAGGAAAATAAAACGTGCTTCTTGAGCTTGCTTGTATGTGCTAAAAGGAATAGTACTTGGTTTaaaagatgtgattttttttttcccatttcatatCTGGGAAAAAGAAGGTTTGCAAGAGAATGGTTATTCCTTCAGTAATAATACcaataatcaataaaaattattgatcCATTACCATGTGCTGGCACCTTAATCTTCTCTATAACACTTTGGGTACAATTATTATCACACCCatctttcagatgaggaaactgagcctcagagaggtcaCAGAATGGCCTACGGTCATGTAAGCCAGGGAACTAGGAGGGTTGGCtcgaggaagaagaaagaatttcTTTCCGTTCAGGGATGCCTCCCTGGCCAGGCCTTCAGGCCCCCTAACAGCTATGGGGGGATCCCAGGGGTTCTGTTGCTGCTTTACGACGAGCTCCGAGCTCCTGGAGAGGCTGCCGTCTCCTGTTTCAAAGCTTTGAGCAAGGTCCCAGTCCGGACTCCACCCCAGGCTTCCTGGTTACCCAGGGAAGTCAGACCTGAATGGgggaaggcgggggtgggggggctgggggggtgggtGCTGCGGCTGGTGAGGCTGGTGCTTCATCCAGGTCTCCTCAGTACCACCTGGCGGGGCTTCTCTCCGAGGGCTCTCTCCTTGAGCCGCCACTCTGAAGGCCATTGTGGGGTTGGGGccgtgggcagggggtggggtgatggGCATTATCAACATCTGTGGGCCCCAGGGATGCATTCTCTCCTCACACTGTGCTCTGAGCAGCACTTGCAGGGCCTGCCTCAATGGCAGCCCCGGTGATGCAtgtgttttctttcctcctgcagGTGGAGGTTAGCACCttgcaggggaggagggggccatGGTGAAGGTCACCTTCCAGGGGGCTGTGGGAGTGAACCGTTTCCCCCGCAGAGCAGGAATATGCCAGGAGCAGAAATTCACAGCGCACCCTGGGGGCAAAAagggcccccccaccccaactcagTACTGGGGAGGGGGGactggaggggaagagagaggaaacagGTTCAGGGTTCAAAAAGAAAGGCCGATGAATTTCTCCAGATGGAGAAAATAGGAGGCTGCTGCCCTAATGTTTGAGGGGCCGTTGGTGGGATCTCTGCGCTGGTAACATCCTTGTAACATAGTAATAAAActgacaacagggcttccctggtggcgcagtggttgagagtccgcctgctgatgcaggggacacgggttcgtgccccggtccgggaggatcccacatgccgcggagcggctgggcccgtgagccatggccgctgagcttgcacgtctggagcctgtgctccgcaacgggagaggccacaacagtgagaggcccgcgtacggcaaaaaaaaaaaaaaatcaaaaaaacctgACAACAACAACAGCTAGCTACTATGATTACTGAATATGCACTGTTGTTCCATGTATTACAGTGCGTTAGCGTTCTCTAGAAAAATAGAACCAACAAGGTaaagatagtaataataattattattattattaccaggaattggctcacatgatagTGAAGGCTGAGAAGTTCCAAGATCTGCCATCAGCAGATGGGAGACCCGGGAGAGCTGATGGTGCGACTCTGGTCTGAAAACTGCGGTCTCAACATCCACGGGCAAGTATGCCAGCTTGAGCCCAAGAGGCAGGAaaagatggatgtcccagctcgaGGCAGTGAGGCCTCTCATTCAAGGAAGGGTCAGCCTTTCTAGTctgttcaggccttcaactgattggatgagacccacccacattagggagggcaatctactTTACTCAGTTTACTGAATCACATGTTAATCTCAGGTAGAAACACCCTCCCAgacacatccagaataatgttaggataccccatggcccagtcaagttgacacataaacttAACCACAACGTACAGTAAGTCTTGGGTGCACTTGCTCGTTTAATCCCCCCAATGATTCTATGAAGTAgctcattatcatcaccatttgacagatgaggataatgaggctcagagaggttcattAACTTTCTTATAGCGTCTCAGTGGGTAAAGTGGCACAGTTGAGAGTTAAGTCCAAGTCTTTctgatttgaaaaacactgtactgTCTTGCTTCCCATGCCAGTCATCCCACTGCGTGCACCCTCTGGAAGCTGCTACCATTCTCCTAATGAAGCATCTGACCTTGAATATTGCATGGTGTATCTATCCAGGCTTTCATTTACAAGCAATAGAAAAGACTCTGGCTGATTtagttaaaaaaaagggggggcaggTTTATTAAAAGGCTTTCGAGTTAACTCAGTCACTGGGTGAGCTACAGCACCAGCTGCGGCTGCACAGCTACAAGGGAGGCCAAGAAAGTAAATTTTCAGCATCTGCATTTTCAGCATCTGCAGTGGTTGGTGGTCCCTGCCTCCTACCCAGACCTGTAAGGCGAAGGCTCACTCCAGACTTTGGAAGGGGGTTCTCACACCGAGCAGTGGCAAAGGCCACTACATACATTGAATGATGATTGAGTGATGCAGAGGGGCTTCCACCTTCAAAGGTAAGCGAGACAATGGCAAAGGCAGGCCACGGTAAATCCTGGGGCTCCTTAAATACGAAACCCTAAGAATCAATACATATCTGACATGGGGGAAACTGGGGCTCTAAGACAGTCAGTAAACACCCAAATTCTGTTAGTAAAGAGAGttagtgttatgggttgaatgtGTTCCTTCAAAAAAtatgtcagggacttccctggtggtccagtggttaagactccacgtttccaatgcagggggcacgggtttgatccctggtcagggaagtaagatcccacatgacacacagcatggccaaaaaaaaaaaagaaaacaaaaaagaaaaaagaaatattggacTCCTGAGCCCcagaatctcagaatgtgaccttatttggaaacagggtctttaccGAGATAATCGAGTTAAGATGGGGTCACTAGGGCACGCCCTAATCCGGTACAACTGTGTCCTTACAGAAAGGGGAAATCTGGACCCGGAAAGACATGCACAGCAGGAAGGCGATGTGAAGAGAGGAGAAAGCCATGagaagaaggcagagattggggtgatgggcccacaagccaaggaactccaGAAGCTGGAGAGAGGTCTGGAACAGATTCCTCCCTAGAATCTTCAGAGGCTGTTTGGCCCGGCCATCAGCTTGATCTCACAGTCTACCCTCCGGAACAGGGAGACAATccatttctgttgtgtaagcccCCTGGTTGTAGTGAGTTAGTAAATAGCTGAGCCCACATTTAAGCTGAATCTCTCTGCACCCAGAGCTGGGGACCTACCCCCTACACACCTTGCTGCCAGGCACGACAGAGCAGAAGGAACTATGACTCTGTAttccattcttttatatatatatataaatttatttatttatttatttatttatttttggatgcattgggtctttgttgctgtgcgcgggctttctctagttgcagtgagtgggggttactcttcattgtggtgcacgggcttctcattgcggcggcttctcttgttgccggtcgtgagctctaggcatgtgggcttcagtagttgtggcttgcaggctctagagcacaggttcagtagttgtggcgcatgggcttagttgctccacggcatgtgggatcttcctggatcaaggctcgaactcatgtcccctgcattgacaggtggattcttaactactgcgccactagggaagtgcTTGTATTCAATTCTTGAATTAGGATATGGGTTTAGCAGACGTGAAAGCCTTGAATGACAGCTGTCAAAGCCCATCCTTACTGAACACGGAATGTCTCTGATGAGAAAAGCTGCCCTCAAAAATAGAATGGCCTGGGACACAAAGAGATACCTGTGCCATTGTCCAAAGAGAAGGCTGTGTGTTCCTACCTGATGAGCCTGCTAACGTAGCATCTTTATTAAATCACACGAGCACACAAGCGATGCCCCAAGTGATCCACGCCCCCCAGCCGAGGAGACTTAGTAAATCAATGGCTCAGATCACGAGGCTCTCTGTGGAAAGCGCTGTCACTGACGTGGGGAATGATTGTCTTAATCCCTGATTTCTCTTGCACGTGTCTGTACTGATGCTATGACATCTCCTCCAGCGCAACCAGATCACCCCCAAAGAGACCACCTGCCTGCTAGTGAGACCCCTAGCTGATCACACAGGGCACGTTGGGGAAGAGGGGGGCGTGTGAGCTTGTGAGAGCCAGTCACCGGGGGTGGAGTGTTGGAGGAGGTCGCCAAGAAGATGTGACCTCTGGTTTGCCCTGACAGCCGAACTCGGGCAGCTTGAGGTCCTTCACCCTGTCCCCTGTCCCCAGAATGTGCCCTCAGCTTGCCTTCCCCGCCCCCCAGGAGCTGCCCCAGAATGCAGCCTTGAGACAGTGACGtggtgttgagaccatctggactgtGTATGTGACTGAGCCCAGTTAAGGCCTCTggataaacttttaagattccaGAGGGTGGGGTGGAGATCGACTCATCTTGCA
Protein-coding sequences here:
- the RASL11A gene encoding ras-like protein family member 11A; its protein translation is MRPPTMSGHFLLAPIPESSSDYLLPKDIKLAVLGAGRVGKSAMIVRFLTKRFIGDYEPNTGKLYSRLVCVEGDQLSLQIQDTPGGIQVQDSLSPAVDSLSKCVQWAEGFLLVYSITDYDSYLSIRPLYQHIRKVHPDSKAPVIIVGNKGDLLHARQVQTRDGIQLANELGSLFLEISTSENYEDVCDVFQHLCKEVSKLHSLGGERRRASIIPRPRSPNMQDLKRRFKQALSSKAKAPSTLG